In the genome of Pseudomonas sp. P5_109, one region contains:
- a CDS encoding DUF3142 domain-containing protein encodes MVFFIRSIVLLMALALTAGCEKQEAPPLDQQLYVWQRQWTPAHDAALSDSRADFSTLRVLALQAFPNAGWNRARIDLALLTRDGRPVIAVVRLDGQLKSLDQEEVTAQIRQVISDWQKQGVNLAGVEIDHDAGNARLPAYREFLAHLREALPTSLPLSITALPSWLDSRELPALLSTVDSSVLQVHAVSDPRRGLFDADQARQWAKAWSRITPKPFYLALPAYGVALLPSADGAPIVESEVTLEREGLRRELLADPQSLRTLGTELRADPPKHLAGLIWFRLPLANDRRAWSLTTLRAVARGDVLDSQLQLKLSADDGLYDIGISNQGNLDRAWPERLTLAVSGCEGADALAGYALQQSPDLLTFTRLRDGRLPAGGQRAIGWARCAHIDQGGSNVHP; translated from the coding sequence ATGGTTTTTTTCATTCGTTCCATTGTCTTGTTGATGGCGCTGGCGCTGACCGCCGGTTGCGAAAAACAGGAAGCACCGCCGCTGGATCAGCAACTTTACGTCTGGCAGCGGCAGTGGACGCCGGCCCACGACGCGGCCCTCAGCGACAGCCGTGCAGATTTTTCGACGTTGCGGGTACTGGCCTTGCAGGCCTTCCCCAACGCCGGCTGGAATCGGGCCCGGATTGACCTGGCACTGCTCACACGCGACGGCCGGCCGGTGATTGCGGTGGTGCGCCTGGACGGGCAGCTCAAGTCGCTGGATCAGGAAGAGGTCACCGCGCAAATCCGCCAAGTGATCAGCGATTGGCAGAAACAGGGGGTGAACCTCGCCGGGGTGGAAATCGACCACGATGCGGGTAATGCCCGGCTACCGGCGTACCGCGAATTTCTCGCGCATTTGCGCGAAGCGTTGCCGACTTCGCTGCCGTTGAGCATCACCGCGTTGCCGTCCTGGCTCGACAGTCGCGAACTGCCGGCGCTGTTATCCACAGTCGACAGCAGCGTGTTGCAGGTGCACGCCGTGAGCGATCCGCGTCGGGGCTTGTTCGATGCCGATCAGGCCCGGCAATGGGCAAAGGCCTGGAGCCGTATCACGCCGAAGCCTTTCTATCTGGCGCTGCCGGCCTACGGCGTGGCATTGCTGCCGTCGGCGGATGGCGCGCCGATCGTGGAAAGCGAAGTCACGCTGGAGCGCGAAGGCCTGCGCCGGGAATTACTCGCCGATCCGCAGTCATTGCGCACTCTCGGCACCGAGCTGCGCGCCGATCCACCGAAACATCTGGCGGGCCTGATCTGGTTTCGCCTGCCATTGGCCAACGACCGTCGCGCCTGGAGCTTGACCACCTTGCGCGCGGTGGCGCGGGGTGATGTCCTCGACAGTCAATTACAACTGAAACTATCGGCCGACGATGGCCTCTATGACATCGGCATCAGCAACCAGGGCAATCTCGACCGCGCCTGGCCCGAACGCCTGACCCTCGCGGTCAGCGGCTGTGAAGGGGCCGATGCCTTGGCCGGTTACGCGTTGCAACAGAGCCCGGATCTGCTTACCTTCACCCGCCTGCGTGATGGCCGACTACCGGCTGGCGGGCAGCGTGCCATTGGTTGGGCTCGCTGCGCACACATTGATCAAGGAGGTTCGAATGTTCACCCGTAA